In Dermacentor albipictus isolate Rhodes 1998 colony unplaced genomic scaffold, USDA_Dalb.pri_finalv2 scaffold_89, whole genome shotgun sequence, a single genomic region encodes these proteins:
- the LOC139053318 gene encoding uncharacterized protein: protein MAEEAERFVAVGKQLGLEGTALQEFLREERAVHRERLKQQDEQKREDDERDKAPSDRRLLEIEEELELLRARSDCASSSGGSESLPNGSLVTAQFAGVSPQRPLAPFNEKADDLDAYLTRFERVAKAHRWAREQWATALSTCLTGEALSVFGRMPASEALAYDKVKRALLRRFRLAEEGFRKKFKTEAPQDDEAPSQFFARLENYWERWVHLSEAPKSYEGIKDLLLAELFLENCKPTLRADEYVSARDTVNFGKREARQGGQAGDNPDAGRGRRQSNSGTGLRCYLCSRPGHVASQCTSTNKKPEHSNREQPAARNVLACLEENGYLELKDGQRLPVVNLGTSPAAGDLIVVGGRVAGKTVKFLRGSGCNIVIVNRDLVQPSDMTGRCRAVYPVDRSVRTLPEARIRIDTPYYLEEVLVACMKDPLFDLILGIIEGARAPAEPDGTWVEASARDEDNWAGPSIAEAQPPSVAAVTTRRQTQQQNSQAFQRFPVPSTLAEVTPEQMKEDQQRDTTLRQLFQLHREQRSVKCKGGGSFNIQLKDGLLYREYVSDSVSSTVQLIVPGQHRGKVLHLAHCGLMAGHLGKKKTTDRILADFFWPGVHGDTHAFVASCNICQKTVSRGSVRKVPLEKMPLVDTPFCKVAIDILGPLKPATRKSNRYIFTLVDYATRFPEAIALPSIETERVAEALLQIFSRVGVPEEMLSDKGSNFTSELTAEVGRLLSLRLQTTTSYHPRANGLVEKLNGTLKKMLRRMCTEQPNDWDRFIEPLLFAYREVPQASTGFSPFELLYGRNVRGPLAILKELWTGARLEEEVKTAHQYVVDLRERLETTCQMAHEALDEAEERYKRYYDRGAKARITRPGDQVLLLLPTEHNKLAMKCKGPYVIKERKGEVDYVVEINGVVKTFHANMLKKYHTREPAAETTVVTVAASASDRGMPMWPWGERGDYRDVAVSDKLHSQQAKELRAIIALHRDVFSEQPGYTDWAVCKLATTTQEPVHVKQYPLPFAVRQEVEAEVSTMLQMGVVERSHSPYNTPTILIKKPDGMNRFCVDFRRLNEVLIADSEPIPRADCLIAEVGGRKIFSKMDLSKGYWQVPLGEQSKEKTAFSAPSRLYQFKKMPFGEKTALAVFAKLMRKLLDGIANVYHYYDDLLIATNNWQDHLDAFGEVLARLREAGMTVHPKKCELGFDQLSFLGHKIGGGKLGPMESTLDRIRNAAPPTTKRQVRVFLGLAGYYREILKNYATIAAPLTDLTKKRAPNQIPWGDTELEAFDKLRRLLSEAPILQIPDFSQPFVLRTDASDQGLGAVLLQDKGGVLHPVAYASRKLLPREQAYAAIEKECLAIVWAVKRFNFYVYGKRFMVQTDHQPLRYLKEAQFTNSRVLRWALLLQEYDFNVLSIKGAENVGTEYLSRV from the exons ATGGCCGAGGAAGCGGAACGATTTGTTGCGGTCGGGAAGCAGCTGGGCCTGGAAGGGACAGCGCTTCAGGAATTTCTGCGCGAGGAAAGGGCGGTGCATCGCGAGCGCCTTAAACAACAGGACGAGCAAAAACGCGAAGACGATGAGCGCGACAAGGCGCCGAGCGACCGGCGTCTCCTCGAAATAGAAGAAGAGCTCGAGCTACTTCGCGCAAGGAGTGATTGCGCGAGCAGTAGTGGCGGCTCAGAAAGCCTGCCCAATGGGAGCCTAGTAACAGCGCAGTTCGCGGGGGTCAGCCCCCAAAGACCACTGGCACCCTTTAATGAGAAGGCAGACGACCTGGATGCATACCTGACGCGCTTTGAGCGAGTGGCCAAAGCCCATAGATGGGCGAGGGAACAATGGGCCACCGCCCTCAGTACGTGCCTGACGGGAGAAGCCCTTAGTGTGTTCGGCCGCATGCCAGCGTCTGAGGCATTGGCCTACGACAAGGTTAAACGGGCCCTCCTACGTCGTTTTCGCCTAGCAGAAGAGGGCTTCCGGAAGAAATTCAAGACGGAAGCGCCCCAGGATGACGAAGCGCCATCGCAGTTTTTCGCCCGGCTGGAAAATTACTGGGAGAGATGGGTCCACCTCTCGGAGGCCCCGAAGTCCTACGAGGGAATCAAAGACCTCCTCCTAGCCGAACTGTTTCTCGAGAACTGCAAGCCCACGCTG AGAGCCGACGAATATGTGAGCGCCCGAGACACAGTCAACTTCGGCAAGCGTGAAGCAAGACAAGGAGGCCAAGCCGGGGACAATCCCGATGCGGGCCGAGGCAGGCGACAGTCCAACAGTGGAACAGGGCTCCGTTGTTACCTATGCTCCCGACCGGGACATGTTGCGTCACAATGCACGAGTACCAATAAGAAGCCGGAGCACTCGAACAGGGAACAGCCGGCTGCTAGGAATGTCTTAGCCTGCCTTGAGGAGAACGGCTACCTCGAATTAAAGGACGGCCAGCGCTTGCCCGTTGTAAATCTGGGCACTTCACCAGCCGCGGGGGATCTCATTGTAGTCGGAGGCCGTGTTGCCGGGAAGACCGTGAAGTTTCTGAGGGGCAGTGGCTGCAACATCGTTATCGTCAACCGGGACCTTGTCCAGCCATCGGATATGACAGGCCGATGCCGAGCCGTCTACCCCGTAGACCGTTCAGTGAGAACTTTGCCCGAGGCTCGAATCAGGATAGACACGCCCTACTACCTAGAGGAGGTCTTGGTGGCATGTATGAAGGACCCACTCTTCGACCTCATCCTGGGGATCATCGAAGGTGCCCGAGCCCCGGCAGAGCCAGACGGTACGTGGGTTGAAGCCTCCGCGCGGGATGAAGATAACTGGGCGGGGCCATCGATAGCAGAAGCCCAGCCTCCGTCCGTAGCTGCTGTTACCACACGCCGGCAGACCCAACAGCAGAACTCCCAGGCCTTCCAGAGATTTCCGGTGCCGTCCACCCTAGCTGAAGTCACTCCCGAACAAATGAAGGAGGACCAGCAGCGAGACACTACCCTGCGACAGCTCTTTCAGCTACACAGAGAGCAACGCAGCGTGAAATGCAAGGGGGGCGGATCATTCAACATCCAACTGAAGGACGGTCTGCTGTACCGTGAATACGTGTCAGACTCGGTATCTAGCACGGTGCAGCTGATAGTGCCGGGACAACATCGCGGCAAAGTCCTCCACCTGGCACACTGCGGGCTAATGGCCGGTCACCTTGGAAAGAAGAAGACCACGGACCGCATACTGGCCGACTTCTTTTGGCCGGGAGTGCATGGAGATACGCACGCGTTTGTCGCTTCGTGCAACATTTGTCAGAAGACGGTCAGCCGGGGGTCCGTAAGGAAGGTACCACTCGAGAAGATGCCGCTGGTCGACACGCCGTTTTGCAAGGTCGCGATTGATATCCTGGGGCCGTTGAAACCAGCTACCCGAAAAAGTAACAGATACATCTTCACGCTGGTCGACTATGCAACCCGCTTTCCCGAAGCGATTGCCCTGCCGAGCATAGAAACCGAGCGAGTGGCCGAGGCACTGCTACAAATCTTCTCCCGAGTAGGCGTACCAGAAGAGATGCTGAGTGATAAGGGATCCAACTTCACCTCTGAACTCACGGCAGAGGTAGGACGCCTACTTTCCTTGCGTCTTCAGACGACGACCTCGTATCACCCCAGGGCCAACGGCCTCGTGGAGAAGCTGAATGGGACGTTGAAGAAGATGTTGCGGCGCATGTGTACTGAACAGCCCAATGACTGGGACAGGTTCATCGAGCCGCTGCTATTCGCCTACAGGGAAGTCCCGCAGGCCAGCACCGGGTTCTCCCCATTCGAACTATTGTACGGGCGGAACGTGCGGGGTCCTCTGGCCATACTCAAGGAGCTTTGGACCGGAGCGAGACTAGAGGAGGAAGTCAAGACGGCACACCAGTATGTCGTCGACTTGAGAGAAAGGCTTGAAACGACATGTCAGATGGCACATGAGGCCCTTGATGAGGCAGAAGAGCGCTACAAGCGATACTATGATCGCGGAGCAAAGGCGAGGATTACGCGCCCGGGCGACCAAGTACTCCTACTGCTGCCTACCGAGCACAACAAGCTCGCTATGAAGTGCAAGGGGCCGTATGTCataaaggaaaggaaaggcgAAGTGGACTACGTGGTTGAAATCAATGGCGTTGTGAAAACGTTTCATGCGAACATGCTAAAGAAGTACCACACCAGGGAACCGGCAGCTGAGACAACAGTCGTGACGGTGGCAGCAAGCGCCAGCGACCGAGGGATGCCAATGTGGCCCTGGGGGGAGCGAGGAGACTATCGCGACGTCGCTGTTTCCGACAAACTCCACTCGCAGCAAGCGAAGGAGTTGCGAGCCATAATCGCCCTACACCGTGATGTGTTTTCGGAGCAGCCAGGGTACACCGACTGGGCTGTGTGCAAGCTAGCCACAACGACGCAAGAACCTGTACATGTAAAACAGTACCCACTTCCCTTCGCAGTAAGACAAGAAGTGGAAGCCGAAGTCTCCACGATGCTTCAGATGGGGGTGGTAGAGAGGTCTCACTCACCATACAACACCCCGACCATACTGATAAAAAAACCCGATGGCATGAACCGTTTCTGCGTGGATTTCCGACGGCTCAACGAGGTTCTGATTGCCGACTCGGAACCGATCCCCAGAGCGGACTGTCTGATCGCTGAGGTGGGAGGCCGGAAAATATTTTCGAAGATGGATCTCTCAaaggggtactggcaagtgcctcTAGGTGAACAATCCAAGGAGAAGACAGCGTTCTCCGCGCCCAGCAGGCTTTATCAATTCAAGAAGATGCCCTTTGGCGAAAAAACTGCTCTTGCTGTTTTCGCGAAACTCATGCGGAAGCTTCTCGACGGCATCGCCAACGTCTACCATTACTACGATGACCTGTTGATCGCGACAAATAATTGGCAGGACCACTTGGATGCCTTTGGGGAAGTACTGGCGAGGCTACGAGAGGCGGGGATGACTGTCCACCCCAAGAAATGCGAACTGGGGTTCGATCAGCTGTCTTTCCTGGGGCACAAGATTGGAGGAGGGAAGTTGGGCCCCATGGAGTCCACTTTGGATAGAATACGCAACGCTGCCCCGCCGACGACCAAGCGCCAAGTTAGGGTCTTCCTGGGACTGGCCGGATACTATCGCGAAATTCTCAAAAATTATGCCACCATCGCAGCGCCCTTGACGGACCTCACGAAGAAGCGGGCGCCGAATCAGATACCATGGGGAGATACCGAGCTGGAGGCATTCGATAAACTGCGAAGGTTGCTCTCCGAGGCCCCCATTCTACAGATCCCCGACTTCTCCCAGCCATTCGTGCTTCGTACCGACGCCTCCGACCAGGGGCTCGGCGCTGTCTTACTACAAGACAAGGGGGGAGTGCTTCACCCGGTTGCATACGCCAGCCGAAAGCTCCTGCCGAGAGAACAGGCCTATGCGGCCATtgagaaggaatgtctggccattgTCTGGGCAGTAAAGCGCTTCAACTTTTACGTTTACGGTAAAAGATTCATGGTCCAGACGGATCATCAACCCCTCAGATACCTCAAGGAGGCCCAGTTCACGAACTCGCGGGTGCTTCGGTGGGCCCTGCTCCTACAGGAGTATGACTTTAACGTCCTTAGCATCAAGGGTGCGGAGAACGTGGGCACGGAATACCTTAGCCGGGTCTGA